In Perognathus longimembris pacificus isolate PPM17 chromosome 23, ASM2315922v1, whole genome shotgun sequence, a single genomic region encodes these proteins:
- the LOC125340490 gene encoding LOW QUALITY PROTEIN: NFATC2-interacting protein (The sequence of the model RefSeq protein was modified relative to this genomic sequence to represent the inferred CDS: deleted 1 base in 1 codon), whose product MAEPLRRRGRRLRGGRVGRGARGTRGGRGRPPDVQRPPVRHTLDPVFVDLVSDSDEEPAGVSAEPVAVPPRGPAEPPGPAARRPDSDSDSEGSGPRTVVRRRRRLLLDPGEAPVVPVYSGKVQSSFNLIPDDASLLKLYPAGAEEETDMADFTSPPHSEELPVPSSSWKSKLRSKNEKEEKAAKVVLVQDSSPSPPPLPRNKSRKHTRALQKLREVNKRLRDLQSCLSPKQSQSHEHLNQDDEVVLVEGPVLPENPRIFRLKIRCRAEVVRLPIKMSEPLQRVVDHMAAHLRVSPSRILLLFGETELSPTATPRSLKLGVADIIDCVVLASPLETAETSQELQLHVQGKEKHQKLEISLAQDSPLQTLMSRYEEAMGLSGHKLSFFYDGTKLSGKELPADLGMESGDLIEVWG is encoded by the exons ATGGCGGAACCGCTGAGGAGGCGAGGTCGGAGGCTCCGAGGCGGCCGGGTCGGCCGAGGGGCTCGGGGGACGCGGGGTGGTCGAGGTCGGCCTCCCGACGTCCAGCGGCCTCCGGTCCGGCATACTCTGGACCCAGTGTTTGTGGACTTGGTCAGCGACAGCGATGAGGAGCCGGCGGGGGTCTCGGCGGAGCCGGTGGCGGTCCCGCCCCGCGGA CCCGCAGAGCCCCCGGGGCCGGCCGCACGCCGACCCGACAGCGACAGTGACAGCGAGGGCTCCGGCCCTCGGACAGTggtccggcggcggcggcggctgctgctgGACCCCGGGGAGGCGCCCGTGGTTCCCGTGTACTCCGGGAAG GTACAAAGTAGCTTCAACCTCATCCCAGATGATGCCTCCCTCCTGAAACTCTACCCTGCAGGGGCGGAAGAAG AAACAGATATGGCAGATTTTACCAGTCCTCCTCACTCTGAGGAACTTCCGGTTCCAAGCTCTTCCTGGAAGAGTAAGCTGAGGAGtaagaatgagaaagaagagaaggcagCGAAGGTGGTTCT ggTTCAGGACTCGTCTCCGTCCCCCCCACCTCTACCAAGGAACAAAAGCAGAAAGCATACTCGGGCACTTCAGAAGCTAAG GGAGGTGAACAAGCGTCTCCGGGATCTCCAGTCCTGCCTGAGCCCCAAGCAGTCCCAGAGCCACGAGCACCTGAACCAAGATGATGAAGTGGTTTTGGTGGAGGGGCCGGTCCTGCCGGAGAACCCCAGGATCTTCCGGCTCAAAATCCGCTGTCGGGCCGAGGTGGTCAGATTGCCCATCAAAATG TCGGAACCCCTGCAGAGAGTGGTGGACCACATGGCTGCCCATCTCAGGGTGTCCCCAAGCAGGATCCTCTTGCTCTTTGGAGAGACAGAACTGTCCCCAACTGCCACTCCCAGGTCCCTAAAGCTTGGAGTGGCTGACATCATCG ACTGTGTGGTCCTGGCAAGTCCTCTGGAGACCGCAGAGACATCCCAAGAGCTTCAGCTCCACGTGCAGGGGAAGGAGAAACACCAGAAGCTTGAGATCTCACTGGCTCAA GATTCTCCTCTCCAGACCCTCATGTCACGCTACGAGGAGGCCATGGGACTCTCTGGACACAAGCTCTCCTTCTTCTATGATGGAACAAAGCTGTCAGGCAAAGAGCTACCGGCGGATCTGGGCATGGAATCTGGGGACCTCATCGAGGTCTGGGGCTGA